Proteins found in one Candidatus Tisiphia endosymbiont of Beris chalybata genomic segment:
- a CDS encoding tetratricopeptide repeat protein, whose translation MIKKLVVTILSLLLFNITIVTAKESLNQEVTNKHRLQQNIQDQDLTNDSDLTAAKSYYDKGIAFKRFKKYQDAIENFDLAIKHKHDYAESYLERGCCLLHLEKYQKAIENFDLAIKYQPNYVESYLEKGHALSELGKQHAAIENYNIAIKYQPDYSNAYHNKGVAFERLGQYQEAIENYNLAIKYQPNDAPTYYNKGISLIKLGRYQEAIENFDLAIQYKPELTESYQEKGQVLQKLGKSKDATELFNKAKSLSK comes from the coding sequence ATGATAAAAAAGTTAGTTGTAACTATCCTGTCATTGCTATTATTTAATATAACAATTGTAACCGCCAAAGAATCTTTAAACCAAGAGGTTACTAACAAACATAGACTGCAACAAAATATCCAAGATCAGGATTTAACTAACGATTCTGATCTCACTGCTGCAAAATCCTATTATGATAAAGGAATAGCTTTTAAAAGATTTAAAAAATATCAAGATGCCATAGAAAATTTTGACCTAGCCATTAAACATAAACATGATTATGCAGAAAGCTACTTGGAAAGAGGATGTTGTTTATTACACTTAGAAAAATATCAAAAAGCTATAGAGAATTTTGATCTCGCTATTAAATATCAACCTAATTATGTGGAAAGCTATTTAGAAAAAGGACATGCTTTATCAGAATTAGGAAAACAACATGCAGCTATAGAAAATTATAACATAGCTATAAAATACCAACCTGATTATTCAAATGCCTATCACAACAAGGGAGTAGCTTTTGAAAGGTTAGGGCAATATCAAGAAGCTATAGAAAATTATAATTTAGCAATTAAATACCAACCTAATGATGCACCGACATATTATAACAAGGGTATATCTTTAATAAAGTTAGGAAGATACCAAGAAGCTATAGAAAATTTTGACCTGGCTATACAATACAAACCTGAACTTACTGAAAGTTATCAAGAAAAAGGTCAAGTATTACAAAAACTTGGAAAATCTAAGGACGCTACAGAATTATTTAATAAAGCTAAATCGTTGTCAAAGTAA